Within Actinoplanes sp. L3-i22, the genomic segment GTTCTGCGAACCGCCGATGTACGGCCGGGCGGACGCCGGCACCAGCTCGACGATCGCGATGTACCAGCCGGCCGAGACGATCAGGGCGCCGAGCGAGAGCAGCAGCTGCCAGACGCGTTTGAGTAGCTTGGGCGGGCCGGCGATCAGGTACGCCAGGCCGTACGCCGGGACCACCAGCAGCGCCTGGAGCATCTTGGTGAGGAAGCCGAAGCCGACGAACACCCCGGCGAGCACGAGCCACTTGGTGGAGCCGCTCTCCACGGCGCGCAGCGTGGCGTACGCCCCGGCCACCATCAGCAGCACGAGCAGGGCGTCCGGGTTGTTGAAGCGGAACATCAGCACGGCGACCGGGGTGAGCGCGGTGACCGTGCCGGCGATCAGGCCGGCCGCCGGGCCGAAGCCGCGTCGCACGGTGGCGTAGAGCAGGCCGGTGCTGGCCACGCCGAGCAGCGCCTGCGGGACCAGGATGCTCCAGGTGCTGAGGCCGAACATGCGTACCGAGATCGCCATGATCCACAGCGAGGCCGGAGTCTTGTCGACGGTGATCGAGTTGGCCGCGTCGGACGAGCCGTAGAAGAACGCCTTCCAGCTCGCCGAGCCGGCCTGGACCGCGGCCGAGTAGAACGCGTTGGACCAGCCGGACGCGCCCAGGCCCCAGATGTAGAGGAACGCGGTGCCGATCAGCAGCGCGAACAGGGACGGGCGGATCCACGGGGCGTCGCTGCGGCCGAGGAGCCAGCGGGCGGCGCCGGTGCGGTCACGCGGTGGGGACGGCGTCTCGTCGACGACCGGCTCGCCCTCGACGACCGCTGCGGCGTCCGGCGGAGAGGTTGACGTAATCGAGGTCATCGGGCGAACTCCCAGAGAGCTGGTGGATTCGTACTCGATGAACTGTTTACGCGGGCCCTGTCGCATCCTTGTGCCGTGGCTGTGTGGTCCCTGTGAGTCCCGCCCGATGTCGGCGGGACCCACCAGAACCCCTGGTCAGAGCGTCCGGCGCTTGGCCGACGCGGCCGCCAGCCGCTCCAGCACCGCGACCGTGCCGTCCCAGCCCATGCACGCGTCGGTGACCGACTGGCCGTACGTCATCTCGGCGCCCAGCTCCTGGCGACCCGGCACCAGGAAACTCTCCAGCATCACGCCGCTGATCGCGTGCTGCCCGGCCTCCATCTGCCCGGCGATGTCCTCGGCCACCAGCGGCTGCCGGTTGTGGTCCTTGTTGCTGTTGCCGTGCGAGCAGTCGATCACCAGGCGCTCCGGCAGGCCGGCCTTGCGCAGCAGTGCGATCGACGCCTCGACGTCCGCGGCGCTGTAGTTCGGCTTGCCGCCGCCACCGCGCAGCACCAGGTGACAGTCCGGGTTGCCGGTGGTGTGCAGGATCGCCGGGGTGCCCGAGTAGTCGATCCCCGGGAAGACGTGCTGCGCCGCGGCGGCGTGGATCGCGTCGACCGCGGTGGAGACGCTGCCGTCCGGGCGGTTCTTCATGCCGATCGGCATCGACAGGCCGGACGAGAGCTGGCGGTGCACCTGCGACTCGACGGTCCGGGCGCCGATCGCACCCCAGGCCACGGTGTCCGCGATGTACTGCGGGGTGATCGGGTCGAGGAACTCGACGGCCACCGGCAGACCCCGGCCGACCACCTCGAGCAGCAGCTTGCGGGCGATCCGCAGGCCCTCGCCGACGTCACCGGTGCCGTCCAGGGCCGGGTCCATGATCAGACCCTTCCAGCCGACCGTGGAGCGCGGCTTCTCGAAGTACACCCGCATCACGATCAGCAGGTCGTCCTTGAGCCGCTCGGCCTCGACCTGCAGCCGGTCGGCGTACTCGGCGGCGGCGGCCGGGTCGTGCACCGAACACGGGCCGACCACGACCAGCAGGCGCTGATCTCGGCCGTTCAGCACGTCCTCGACCTGCTTGCGGCCGGCCAGCACGGTGTCGTGCAAATCGGTGGTCAGGGGCAGCTCGTGATGCAGCAGGGCCGGGCTCATCAGCGGCACGATCTTCTCGATCCGCTGGTCACGGACGCGCTGCACCTCGGGGGCGGTCATCGGTGATCTCTCTCCTTCAACCGGCCCTGGACGAGAGCCGGTTTGCTCGGGGCAAACAAAAAGGCAGCGACGTCGTCGCTGCCTCAGCCGGCTCTGGCGGGGTGTCTCAGGTCATGCGGTCATGGCCGAGGCACCGGCTTGAGCCGGCCTCGTAAACCAATAGAACGACCACGTCCGAGACACGCCCGCCAGCATAGCCCGATCAACCGACCCGTGGCAGATATGGCGTGTGATGTTCAGCTGATGGGACGACCTGCGAGGTCGCGGCCGGCAGCATCACGGTGAAGATGGTCTGCCCCGGCCGGCTCTGCACGCCGACCTTGCCGCGGTGCGACATCACCACCGCGTGCACGATCGACAGACCCAGGCCGGTGCTGCCGGCCGCGCGGGACCGCGAGCTGTCCCCGCGGGCGAACCGCTCGAAGATGTGCGGGACCAGATCGGCCTGGATGCCCTGACCGTTGTCGATCACCTGGAGCACGGCCGCGTTCGGCATCGTGCCGACCTTGACCGTGACGGTGGTGCCCTCCGGGGTGTGCGTGCGGGCGTTGGCCAGCAGATTCGCCAACACCTGGTGCAGCCGGGCGCCGTCGCCGATCACGGTGACCGGCTCGTCCGGCAGGTCCAGCTGCCAGTAGTGCCGGGGAGCGGTGGCGTGCGCGTCGCTGGTCGCGTCGACGGCCAGCATGGTCAGATCGACCGGGTCCTGCGCCAGCGGGCGGCCGGCGTCCAGCCGGGCGAGCAGCAGCAGGTCCTCGACCAGGGCGGTCATCCGCTTCGCCTCGGACTCGACCCGGCCCAGCACGTGGGCCAGCTCGTCCGGGACCGGCTGGCGGCTGCGCCGGCTCAGCTCGGCGTAGCCGCGGATCGCGGCCAGCGGCGTGCGCAGTTCGTGACTCGCGTCCGCGACGAACTGGCGGACCTGCATCTCGCTCGCGTGCCGCGACTCCAGCGCGCTGCCGATGTGGTCGAGCATCCGGTTCAGCGCGGCGCCGACCTGGCCGACCTCGGTGCGCGGGTCGGTGTCCTGCTCGGGCACTCGCTGCGCGAGTTGCACCTCGCCACGATCGAGGCGGAGCTCAGCGACGCGACTCGCGGTTGCGGCCACTCGGTCAAGAGGCTTGAGGGTACGGCGGACAATGAGCGCCCCACCCCACCCAGCGATCAGCAGCGACCCGAGGACGATGCAACCGGTGAAGCCCGCGACGGTAAGCAACGTCGAGTTCGTGCGCTCCAGCGATAGGCCGACGTAATAGACGTCGCCCTCCCTCCGGACGACCCGGACCATCAGGTACCGCGGCAGGTTGCTGCCGAGGTTGACGGTCACGACATCCCCGTTGGTGGGAACCTCGCTCAGGACGATTGCCTTGCCGGCCGCCGGAAGCTCGGCGATCTCCTGCGACGATTCGGTGAATTTCAGTACACCGCCGGACAGGGTGCCGTCGGATTCCTGCTCCAGCACGATGGTGTTGTCCGGGGTGCCGCCGGGTAGAGCGCTTTTGCTGTTCGTTCCGCTGGAGGAATTCGAGCCGCCCGGCCCACCCGGAGGGCTGCCGCCGAAATTCTTGGGCGCCTGGAATCCGATTCGCCGGGAGACGTCGGTGAGCTGGTCGACGTTCTGCTTGCGCAGCGAGTTGTACAGATAGAGCTCGGCGGTGCCGCCGACGACCAGGCCCAGGACCGCGAGCAGGGCGATCATGGTGGCGACCAGCCGGGTACGCAGCGGCCAGCCCGCCGGGCTGCGCCAGCGGGCGGGGCGGGGGTGGGCCTTGTCGGCAGCGCGCATGGTCAGTCGGCCGGCTTGAGTACGTAGCCGGCGCCGCGCATGGTGTGGATCATCGGCGCGCGGCCGGCGTCGATCTTCTTGCGCAGGTAAGAGATGTACAGCTCCACGACGTTCGCCTGCCCACCGAAGTCGTAGTTCCAAACCCGGTCCAGGATCTGCGGCTTGCTGAGCACCCGGCGCGGGTTGCGCATCAGGTAGCGCAGCAGCTCGAACTCGGTCGCGGTCAGCGTGATCAGGTCACCGCCCCGGCGGACCTCGTGCGAGTCCTCGTCCAGGGTCAGGTCGCCGACGACGAGCTGCGACTCGGTGCGCATCGGGGCGTGCCCCATCCGGCGCATCAGCCCGCGCAGCCGGGCCACCACCTCTTCCAGGCTGAACGGCTTGGTGACGTAGTCGTCGCCACCGGCGGTGAGGCCGGTGATCCGGTCCTCCACCGAGTCCTTCGCGGTCAGGAACAGCACCGGCACCTCGGGCGACTCGCCGCGCAGTCGGCGCAGCACCTCCAGCCCGTCGATGTCCGGGAGCATCATGTCCAGGATGACGGCGTCGGGCCGGAAGTCCCGGGCCGTCCGCACCGCGCTGAGCCCGTCGCCGGCGCTCTTGACCTCCCAGCCCTCGTAGCGCAGCGCCATCGAGAGCAACTCGGCCAGCGTCGGCTCGTCGTCCACCACGAGTACGCGAACCGGGGTGCCGTCGGGCCGCCGGAGTTCGGTGCTGGAGTCTGCGTTCGCCATCGTCATGTCCCCAACTGTGGTCGGCGACGCTCGGCGTCGGCTTTCCGTTTCCTGTGTAGCAGCTGTGGAAGTGCCCTATAGGAGAGAGGTGTCGTCTTGGTTTTCGGCACGGGCGGCTTCCGGTTCAAGCGTTAGCGGCATTTCTCCGTACGCAATAAGCAGTTTTGTTGGGTTTTGTCGGGAACCTGGGAGGGGTGGAACACTCGCTGTCGACCCGATGTTGTGCAAGCGTTGGTCAAAGTCGGCGGACGAGCGTGGGGAGCTGTCACGTGGATCTTCTCGAGGAGTACCGCAGGGCCACTTTCTTCTTCGAGTCCGGCGACCCGCTCGGCGCGGCCCGGCTGCTCGAACCGATCGTCGAGGCGGAGCCGCACAACGCCGCGGTCCGTCAGCTGCTCGCCCGGGCCTACTTCAACTCGGCCCAGCTCAACGGGGCGGAGACGCAGCTCAGGGCACTGATCGAGCATGATCCGTCGGATCATTACGCGCATCACGTGCTGGGCCGCACCCTGGAGCGGGCCGGCCGGTTCCGGGAAGCGCTCCCGCACCTGCGGCTGGCCGCCGCGATGAAGCAGCAGGCTGATTACCAGGAAGCGCTGCGCCGGGTCGAGACCTGGCTCGGCAAGAACGCCGACGCATAGGGTCTGACCATGAAGCTGAAGCTCGACCTGCACGACATCTTCAACAAGGGCCAGGAGATCGACCGGGCCCTGCGGGGGATCATCGACGAGGCGATCCAGAAGAAGGCCGCCATGGTCGAGATCATCCCGGGGAAGGGCAGTGGCGCCTTGAAGAAGAAGGTGATCCGCTTCCTCGACCAGAAGGACATCAAGCAGCTCTACCACCGGATCGAGAAGGACGGCGACAACTGGGGCCGCCTCTTCGTCCACTTCCGCCACGAGGCCCCGGCCGGCCGCCGCGGCCGGGGTAGGTAGCTCGGCTAGAAGCTGTAGGTCTTCGCTACCGCGACCATCTCGCTGCTGTGGGAGCCGAGGATGCCGACGCCGGCCGGGCGGGCGTGGAAGCCGGGCATCTCGGTGACGTTGTCGCTGGCGTCCATCGCCCGGACCTTCACCGGCCCGGCGCCGTGGATCGTCAGCACCACCTGAACGCCCTCGGCCGGCGGCGCGTGGAAGATGAAGCCGGTGCCCCAGCCACCCCCGGCGGACTTGTCGGCCGGGATCTGGACGCCCGCGACCGTCAGGTTGGTGACCTGTGTCGCCGCGGCCACGTGCAGCGTGGTGAACCGGACCGTGCGCTGCGGCTTCAGCAGCAGGCTGACGACCCGGTCACCGTTCGCCGCGGTGGTCTCGGACTCCTTCGTGACCATCGGCGCCGGCAGCGTGGCGGCCTGGGCCGGGCCGACCCGCAGTTCCCCGGCGCCGAACGCGGGCAGGGTCTCGGCCACCGGCTTCGGGCCGCCCGCGACGTACTGCGACGTCCACTTCTGGGTGGTTGCCTCGGTGCTGAGCCACTCGGCGGTGCCGGTGTCGGCGTCCAGCGCGTACATCAACTGGGTGAGCACCGGGTGCTTCGCGTCGAACCGGTCCACCGCCAGGCCGGTCACCGTGCAGACGATCGCGAGGAGCGAGGCGACCAGGGTGGCGAGCATGCCCCGGCGGCGGGCCCGCAGCGCCGGCAGGCCCTGGACCGGCTCCGCGGACGGGTGGATCAGGTCGATCACCGGCAGCAGCGCGAGCAGGAGCAGCACGGTCAGGAACGCGCCGGCCGCGCCCATCGCCATGCCCAGCGCCGGGAACAGCATGAACACGGTGGGCAGCAGGATCACCGTGGCGATCGCGCCGCCGACGGCGATCGCGGCGGTGGCGGCCAGGTCCCGTACGAACAGGGCGGTGAGCGCGGCCAGCGCGCCGGCCAGCGCCGGGACGGTCGCCAGGTAGGCGCCGCCCGGGGTGAGCGCGGCCAGCACCACGCCGAGCCCGGCCAGCCAGGCCAGACCCGCGACGGCCAGCGCGGTCGCGCCGAGCTTGCGGCGCAGCAGGGCGAACCAGCAGAAGACCACGGCGGCGGCGATCGCGATCACCGCGATGCGATAGAGACCCGGACGGTACGGATCGATCGGCAGCGCGCCGTACTCCGGCCGGACGAGCTTCAGCACCGTCCAGAAGACCTGGGCCAGCACCGGCGCCACCACGATCGGGGCGAGGGTGAGCGCGCCCGCGACGGCCAGGCGCTTCCCGGTCAGCCGGCCGCGCCGCCGGGCCAGCCAGCCGAGCGCCGCCACCGCGACCACGGCCAGCACCGCCAGCGGCCAGACCAGCGCCCCGGGGTAGCGCACCAGCAGGCCGGGGACCGGGAAGTAGGTCGCGTCGCCGCCCGGGTGCAGCGCGGCCAGGTCGCGGTCGCCCAGCTCGCGGGCGACGGCCAGCGCGTTCGCCCCGTGGTGCTGCAGGCTGTCGTGATCCATCGCCGAGGGCAGGTCGGTGGGCGCGTGGTAGACCGCCGCGCCGTCGATGTACGCCGAGTTCAGCCCCTGGAAGCCGGCGTCCCGGAACGCGGTGAAGTCGGTGTCGTTGGGCAGCCGGCGGTAGATCTCCACCGCGAACGACGTGCCGACCGGGTCGGGGGCGTGCGCGTACGCCCCGACGAGCGCGGCGTTCCCGGTCGAGGTCTCGAACATGATCGCCGGGCCGGAGCTGCCGCGCGCCTCCAGGTTGAGCACCACGCCGCCGTCCCGCGCCAGGTCACTCTGCCGGACGAACGCCTCGGCGCCGCACAGGCAGGCCTCCTCGGCGTCGGTGAGCACCAGCACCACGTCGTTGCGCAGCTTGTCGCTCTGGGTCAGGGCGCGCGCGGTCTCCAGGATGGTGGCGACGCCGGCCGCGTCGTCGTTGCCGCCCGGGCCGGTCTGCGCCGAGTCGTAGTGCGCGACCAGGAACAGCCGCCCGGTGGAGGACCTGCCCGGGATCACCGCGATCACGTTGCGGACCCGGGCCAGGCCGGTGCCGCCGGCGCTGGCGGACAGCTCGCCGCCCTGCGCCGAGACGGTGTCCTGCACCTGCGGGCTCAGGCCCAGGCTGGTCAGGGCCTGGACCAGATAGTCCCGGACCCGGTCGTTGGCCGCGCTGCCGGCCGGATGCGGCACAGTGGCGATCGCCTGCACGGTCTGGAAGGCGCGCTCGGCGCTGAACTCGCCAGCCGGAGCCGAGACCGGGGCCGCGGACGGCGGCAGGATGGACCGGACCGCGGTGAGA encodes:
- a CDS encoding ATP-binding protein, producing the protein MRAADKAHPRPARWRSPAGWPLRTRLVATMIALLAVLGLVVGGTAELYLYNSLRKQNVDQLTDVSRRIGFQAPKNFGGSPPGGPGGSNSSSGTNSKSALPGGTPDNTIVLEQESDGTLSGGVLKFTESSQEIAELPAAGKAIVLSEVPTNGDVVTVNLGSNLPRYLMVRVVRREGDVYYVGLSLERTNSTLLTVAGFTGCIVLGSLLIAGWGGALIVRRTLKPLDRVAATASRVAELRLDRGEVQLAQRVPEQDTDPRTEVGQVGAALNRMLDHIGSALESRHASEMQVRQFVADASHELRTPLAAIRGYAELSRRSRQPVPDELAHVLGRVESEAKRMTALVEDLLLLARLDAGRPLAQDPVDLTMLAVDATSDAHATAPRHYWQLDLPDEPVTVIGDGARLHQVLANLLANARTHTPEGTTVTVKVGTMPNAAVLQVIDNGQGIQADLVPHIFERFARGDSSRSRAAGSTGLGLSIVHAVVMSHRGKVGVQSRPGQTIFTVMLPAATSQVVPSAEHHTPYLPRVG
- a CDS encoding response regulator transcription factor, whose amino-acid sequence is MTMANADSSTELRRPDGTPVRVLVVDDEPTLAELLSMALRYEGWEVKSAGDGLSAVRTARDFRPDAVILDMMLPDIDGLEVLRRLRGESPEVPVLFLTAKDSVEDRITGLTAGGDDYVTKPFSLEEVVARLRGLMRRMGHAPMRTESQLVVGDLTLDEDSHEVRRGGDLITLTATEFELLRYLMRNPRRVLSKPQILDRVWNYDFGGQANVVELYISYLRKKIDAGRAPMIHTMRGAGYVLKPAD
- a CDS encoding M28 family peptidase, yielding MRDAALVRPARRGFAALAVLAVLALAGLTAVRSILPPSAAPVSAPAGEFSAERAFQTVQAIATVPHPAGSAANDRVRDYLVQALTSLGLSPQVQDTVSAQGGELSASAGGTGLARVRNVIAVIPGRSSTGRLFLVAHYDSAQTGPGGNDDAAGVATILETARALTQSDKLRNDVVLVLTDAEEACLCGAEAFVRQSDLARDGGVVLNLEARGSSGPAIMFETSTGNAALVGAYAHAPDPVGTSFAVEIYRRLPNDTDFTAFRDAGFQGLNSAYIDGAAVYHAPTDLPSAMDHDSLQHHGANALAVARELGDRDLAALHPGGDATYFPVPGLLVRYPGALVWPLAVLAVVAVAALGWLARRRGRLTGKRLAVAGALTLAPIVVAPVLAQVFWTVLKLVRPEYGALPIDPYRPGLYRIAVIAIAAAVVFCWFALLRRKLGATALAVAGLAWLAGLGVVLAALTPGGAYLATVPALAGALAALTALFVRDLAATAAIAVGGAIATVILLPTVFMLFPALGMAMGAAGAFLTVLLLLALLPVIDLIHPSAEPVQGLPALRARRRGMLATLVASLLAIVCTVTGLAVDRFDAKHPVLTQLMYALDADTGTAEWLSTEATTQKWTSQYVAGGPKPVAETLPAFGAGELRVGPAQAATLPAPMVTKESETTAANGDRVVSLLLKPQRTVRFTTLHVAAATQVTNLTVAGVQIPADKSAGGGWGTGFIFHAPPAEGVQVVLTIHGAGPVKVRAMDASDNVTEMPGFHARPAGVGILGSHSSEMVAVAKTYSF
- a CDS encoding 3-deoxy-7-phosphoheptulonate synthase, with amino-acid sequence MTAPEVQRVRDQRIEKIVPLMSPALLHHELPLTTDLHDTVLAGRKQVEDVLNGRDQRLLVVVGPCSVHDPAAAAEYADRLQVEAERLKDDLLIVMRVYFEKPRSTVGWKGLIMDPALDGTGDVGEGLRIARKLLLEVVGRGLPVAVEFLDPITPQYIADTVAWGAIGARTVESQVHRQLSSGLSMPIGMKNRPDGSVSTAVDAIHAAAAQHVFPGIDYSGTPAILHTTGNPDCHLVLRGGGGKPNYSAADVEASIALLRKAGLPERLVIDCSHGNSNKDHNRQPLVAEDIAGQMEAGQHAISGVMLESFLVPGRQELGAEMTYGQSVTDACMGWDGTVAVLERLAAASAKRRTL
- a CDS encoding Smr/MutS family protein, whose protein sequence is MKLKLDLHDIFNKGQEIDRALRGIIDEAIQKKAAMVEIIPGKGSGALKKKVIRFLDQKDIKQLYHRIEKDGDNWGRLFVHFRHEAPAGRRGRGR
- a CDS encoding M48 family metallopeptidase; its protein translation is MDLLEEYRRATFFFESGDPLGAARLLEPIVEAEPHNAAVRQLLARAYFNSAQLNGAETQLRALIEHDPSDHYAHHVLGRTLERAGRFREALPHLRLAAAMKQQADYQEALRRVETWLGKNADA